A stretch of the Actinotalea sp. JY-7876 genome encodes the following:
- the acs gene encoding acetate--CoA ligase, with protein sequence MTHENSSSPLENLLAESRSFPPTPEFAAQANARPEVYDRAASDRLGFWAEQARTLLTWDQEFTEVLDWSQAPVARWFGDGRLNACYNAVDRHVEAGHGDRVALHFEGEPGDTRTLTYADLQREVSRAANAMQALGVGTGDRVAIYLPMIPEAAIAMLACARIGAIHSVVFGGFSAEALRSRIADAEATLVITADGGYRRGAAAALKPAVDEALTPGANGAATTIQHVLVVRRTGQDVAWTQGRDVWWHEALEAASDTHEPVAVDAEHPLFILYTSGTTGKPKGIFHTTGGYLTQAAYTHLNVFDLKPETDVYWCTADVGWVTGHSYVVYGPLVNGATQVMYEGTPDTPHKGRWWEIVAKYGVTILYTAPTAIRTCMKWGEDIPAGHDLSSLRLLGSVGEPINPEAWMWYRRVIGGDRTPVVDTWWQTETGAIMISPLPGVTAAKPGSAQTPLPGIGADVVDEEAHPVPNGSGGYLVLTEPWPAMLRGIWGDHQRFVDTYWSRFPGIYFAGDGAKKDADGDIWLLGRVDDVMNISGHRLSTTEIESALVSHPMVAEAAVVGASDETTGQAVVAFVILRAEHLAKVDEPGEGADVAATLRAHVAKEIGPIAKPRTILVVTELPKTRSGKIMRRLLRDVAEHRKVGDVTTLADSSVMDLISAGLATPAAASAD encoded by the coding sequence GTGACCCACGAGAACTCGTCGTCACCGCTCGAGAACCTGCTCGCCGAGAGCCGGAGCTTCCCACCCACCCCCGAGTTCGCCGCGCAGGCGAACGCCCGCCCCGAGGTCTACGACCGTGCCGCGTCCGACCGCCTCGGCTTCTGGGCCGAGCAGGCGCGCACCCTGCTGACCTGGGACCAGGAGTTCACCGAGGTCCTCGACTGGTCGCAGGCACCCGTCGCCCGCTGGTTCGGCGACGGCCGCCTCAACGCCTGCTACAACGCCGTCGACCGGCACGTCGAGGCCGGCCACGGCGACCGCGTCGCGCTGCACTTCGAGGGCGAGCCGGGCGACACGCGCACCCTCACCTACGCCGACCTGCAGCGCGAGGTCTCGCGCGCCGCCAACGCCATGCAGGCGCTCGGCGTGGGCACCGGGGACCGCGTGGCGATCTACCTGCCGATGATCCCCGAGGCCGCGATCGCGATGCTCGCCTGCGCGCGCATCGGCGCCATCCACTCGGTCGTCTTCGGCGGCTTCTCCGCCGAGGCGCTGCGCTCCCGCATCGCCGACGCGGAGGCCACGCTCGTCATCACGGCCGACGGCGGCTACCGCCGGGGCGCCGCCGCCGCGCTCAAGCCCGCGGTCGACGAGGCGCTGACCCCGGGCGCGAACGGCGCCGCGACGACGATCCAGCACGTGCTGGTCGTGCGCCGCACCGGCCAGGACGTGGCGTGGACGCAGGGCCGCGACGTCTGGTGGCACGAGGCGCTGGAGGCGGCCTCCGACACGCACGAGCCCGTCGCGGTCGACGCCGAGCACCCGCTGTTCATCCTCTACACGTCCGGCACGACCGGGAAGCCGAAGGGCATCTTCCACACCACGGGCGGCTACCTCACCCAGGCCGCCTACACGCACCTGAACGTCTTCGACCTCAAGCCGGAGACGGACGTCTACTGGTGCACGGCCGACGTCGGCTGGGTCACCGGGCACTCGTACGTCGTCTACGGCCCCCTGGTCAACGGCGCGACGCAGGTCATGTACGAGGGCACGCCGGACACGCCGCACAAGGGCCGCTGGTGGGAGATCGTCGCCAAGTACGGCGTGACCATCCTCTACACGGCGCCGACGGCGATCCGCACCTGCATGAAGTGGGGCGAGGACATCCCGGCGGGCCACGACCTGTCCTCGCTGCGCCTGCTCGGGTCGGTGGGCGAGCCCATCAACCCGGAGGCGTGGATGTGGTACCGCCGGGTCATCGGCGGGGACCGCACCCCCGTGGTCGACACGTGGTGGCAGACCGAGACCGGGGCGATCATGATCTCGCCCCTGCCAGGCGTCACGGCGGCCAAGCCCGGCTCGGCGCAGACGCCGCTGCCCGGGATCGGCGCCGACGTCGTCGACGAGGAGGCCCACCCGGTGCCGAACGGCTCGGGCGGCTACCTCGTCCTCACCGAGCCGTGGCCGGCCATGCTCCGCGGCATCTGGGGCGACCACCAGCGCTTCGTCGACACCTACTGGTCGCGGTTCCCGGGCATCTACTTCGCGGGCGACGGCGCCAAGAAGGACGCCGACGGCGACATCTGGCTCCTCGGCCGCGTGGACGACGTCATGAACATCTCGGGCCACCGCCTCAGCACGACCGAGATCGAGTCCGCCCTGGTCTCGCACCCGATGGTCGCCGAGGCGGCCGTCGTCGGCGCGAGCGACGAGACCACCGGGCAGGCCGTGGTCGCGTTCGTCATCCTCCGCGCCGAGCACCTCGCCAAGGTGGACGAGCCCGGCGAGGGCGCGGACGTGGCGGCGACGCTGCGGGCCCACGTCGCGAAGGAGATCGGCCCCATCGCGAAGCCGCGAACGATCCTCGTGGTCACCGAGCTGCCGAAGACGCGCTCGGGCAAGATCATGCGGCGCCTGCTGCGCGACGTGGCCGAGCACCGCAAGGTCGGGGACGTCACGACCCTCGCCGACTCCTCGGTGATGGACCTCATCAGCGCCGGGCTGGCGACGCCGGCGGCGGCGAGCGCGGACTGA
- a CDS encoding formate/nitrite transporter family protein: MLTIPDALVAQQATAAAKVRSTRNLAAYLVQAMLGGAFIGVAVVLMLTAAGPLRAAESPWAPLVQGLVFGVALTLVVTAGGELATSNMMTLTQGALGRAVTWGRAAATLGLSFVGNLLGAFVFAAMVHQSGVLAPGTPAGEMLASLLEHKAEATTGQLFWRAVLCNMLVCLAIWGGARLKSEGARLALIFWCLLAFITSGFEHVVANMTSFGLGIIGGLPETGWAEMGRNMLVVGLGNLVGGAVLVGAAYVVAGSARRVAAAGDVPEGGAVVATDGTAPVAARRTVDV, translated from the coding sequence GTGCTCACGATCCCGGACGCCCTGGTGGCGCAGCAGGCGACCGCCGCAGCGAAGGTGCGCAGCACCCGCAACCTGGCGGCGTACCTGGTCCAGGCCATGCTCGGCGGCGCCTTCATCGGCGTCGCCGTCGTCCTCATGCTCACCGCGGCCGGACCGCTGCGCGCCGCCGAGTCACCCTGGGCGCCGCTCGTGCAGGGCCTCGTGTTCGGGGTGGCCCTCACCCTCGTGGTGACCGCCGGCGGCGAGCTCGCGACGTCGAACATGATGACCCTCACGCAGGGCGCCCTGGGGCGCGCCGTCACGTGGGGACGGGCCGCGGCGACGCTGGGCCTGAGCTTCGTGGGCAACCTGCTGGGCGCGTTCGTGTTCGCCGCGATGGTGCACCAGTCGGGCGTCCTCGCGCCGGGGACGCCGGCCGGGGAGATGCTCGCCTCCCTGCTGGAGCACAAGGCCGAGGCGACGACCGGGCAGCTGTTCTGGCGCGCCGTGCTCTGCAACATGCTCGTGTGCCTGGCGATCTGGGGCGGGGCGCGGCTGAAGTCCGAGGGCGCGCGGCTCGCGCTGATCTTCTGGTGCCTGCTCGCGTTCATCACGTCGGGGTTCGAGCACGTGGTCGCCAACATGACCAGCTTCGGTCTCGGCATCATCGGCGGGCTGCCCGAGACCGGGTGGGCCGAGATGGGCCGCAACATGCTCGTCGTGGGCCTCGGGAACCTCGTCGGCGGCGCGGTGCTCGTCGGCGCCGCGTACGTGGTCGCGGGGTCGGCCCGCCGCGTGGCGGCTGCCGGTGACGTGCCCGAGGGCGGCGCGGTGGTGGCGACCGACGGCACGGCCCCGGTGGCCGCGCGGCGCACCGTCGACGTCTGA
- a CDS encoding NADH:flavin oxidoreductase/NADH oxidase — protein sequence MSRLFTPLTLRGTTFRNRAWLAPMCQYSAIDGVPGDWHLVHLGARASGGFGLVIAEATAVVPEGRITPQDTGIWDETQTQAWSRIVRFVHERGARAGIQLAHAGRKASTYRPWSPRRGTVPGADGGWATVGPSDVAFDGLDAPTALTTEALADVVTAFAAAAERSLRAGFDVVEVHAAHGYLLHAFLSPLSNRRTDAYGGPLENRSRLLREVVTAVRAVWPQDRPLFVRVSATDWTDGGLTPDEVTAVCAELAGLGVDLVDVSSGGNVVAPVPVGPGYQVPLARRVRAGAGVPVAAVGLITSAAQAESILVDGAADAVLLGREALRDPMWPLRAAHELGVPVASLDLDAVPDDAVVPAPWQPQYERGAWA from the coding sequence GTGAGCCGACTCTTCACCCCCCTGACCCTGCGCGGCACGACGTTCCGCAACCGTGCCTGGCTGGCCCCGATGTGCCAGTACTCCGCGATCGACGGCGTCCCCGGGGACTGGCACCTCGTCCACCTCGGCGCGCGGGCCTCGGGCGGGTTCGGGCTCGTCATCGCCGAGGCGACCGCCGTCGTCCCGGAGGGGCGGATCACGCCGCAGGACACCGGGATCTGGGACGAGACCCAGACCCAGGCCTGGTCGCGCATCGTCCGCTTCGTGCACGAGCGCGGGGCGCGCGCCGGGATCCAGCTCGCGCACGCCGGGCGCAAGGCGTCCACGTACCGCCCGTGGTCGCCGCGCCGGGGCACCGTGCCGGGAGCCGACGGCGGCTGGGCCACCGTCGGGCCGTCCGACGTCGCCTTCGACGGCCTCGACGCGCCGACCGCGCTCACCACCGAGGCCCTGGCCGACGTCGTCACGGCGTTCGCCGCGGCCGCCGAGCGCTCGCTGCGCGCGGGCTTCGACGTCGTCGAGGTGCACGCCGCGCACGGCTACCTGCTGCACGCGTTCCTCTCGCCGCTCTCGAACCGGCGCACGGACGCCTACGGCGGCCCGCTGGAGAACCGGTCGCGCCTCCTGCGCGAGGTCGTCACCGCGGTGCGCGCGGTCTGGCCGCAGGACCGGCCCCTGTTCGTGCGCGTGTCCGCCACGGACTGGACGGACGGCGGTCTGACCCCCGACGAGGTCACGGCGGTCTGCGCGGAGCTCGCCGGGCTCGGCGTGGACCTGGTCGACGTCTCGTCCGGCGGCAACGTCGTCGCTCCGGTCCCCGTCGGCCCCGGGTACCAGGTCCCGCTCGCCCGCCGGGTCCGCGCGGGCGCGGGCGTGCCGGTCGCGGCGGTCGGCCTCATCACCTCGGCCGCGCAGGCCGAGAGCATCCTGGTCGACGGCGCCGCCGACGCGGTCCTGCTCGGGCGCGAGGCGCTGCGCGACCCCATGTGGCCGCTGCGGGCCGCGCACGAGCTGGGCGTGCCCGTCGCCTCGCTCGATCTGGACGCGGTGCCCGACGACGCCGTCGTGCCGGCGCCGTGGCAGCCGCAGTACGAGCGGGGCGCGTGGGCCTAG
- a CDS encoding NAD-dependent malic enzyme — translation MTSTPSVSSSITVRLQVEARPTAVSELTTSIEHSGGIVTALDVTASGHERISVDVTCATRGEEHAADIVTALRGLTGVVVERVSDRTFLMHLGGKLSIESKVPIRNRDDLSMVYTPGVARVCEAIAARPADARNLTIKRNTIAVVTDGTAVLGLGDIGPLAALPVMEGKAALFKRFGDIDAFPIALDTTDVDQIVETVCAIAPVFAGINLEDISAPRCFEVERRLRERLDIPVFHDDQHGTAIVALAALTNALTVVGKDLATVRIVMSGAGAAGTAVLKLLLAAGARDVVVCDVEGVVHAARPDLHESLEWTAERTNPRGATGTLRDALVGADVFIGLSAPDILTGDDIATMAERSIVFAMANPRPEVDPDDAAQHAAIVGTGRSDFANQINNVLAFPGVFRGLLDAQSHRITEDLLLAAARALAAVVAPEELNPTYIVPSVFNPEVTTRVAAAVEEAARATASHA, via the coding sequence GTGACCTCAACGCCGAGCGTGTCCAGCTCCATCACCGTCCGCCTGCAGGTCGAGGCCCGCCCGACGGCCGTCAGCGAGCTGACGACGTCGATCGAGCACTCCGGGGGGATCGTCACCGCGCTGGACGTGACGGCGTCGGGCCACGAGCGGATCAGCGTCGACGTCACGTGCGCGACACGGGGCGAGGAGCACGCCGCCGACATCGTGACGGCGCTGCGCGGGCTCACGGGCGTCGTCGTGGAGCGGGTGAGCGACCGGACGTTCCTCATGCACCTGGGCGGCAAGCTGTCGATCGAGTCGAAGGTGCCCATTCGCAACCGCGACGACCTGTCGATGGTCTACACGCCCGGCGTCGCGCGGGTGTGCGAGGCGATCGCCGCGCGTCCGGCCGACGCCCGCAACCTGACGATCAAGCGCAACACCATCGCGGTGGTCACCGACGGCACCGCGGTGCTCGGCCTCGGCGACATCGGGCCGCTCGCCGCGCTGCCGGTCATGGAGGGCAAGGCCGCGCTGTTCAAGCGCTTCGGCGACATCGACGCGTTCCCCATCGCGCTCGACACGACCGACGTCGACCAGATCGTCGAGACCGTGTGCGCGATCGCGCCCGTGTTCGCCGGCATCAACCTCGAGGACATCTCCGCGCCGCGCTGCTTCGAGGTCGAGCGGCGGCTGCGGGAGCGCCTCGACATCCCCGTCTTCCACGACGACCAGCACGGCACCGCGATCGTCGCGCTCGCCGCCCTGACCAACGCGCTCACGGTCGTGGGCAAGGACCTGGCCACGGTGCGGATCGTCATGTCCGGCGCGGGCGCGGCGGGTACGGCGGTGCTCAAGCTCCTGCTCGCGGCGGGCGCGCGCGACGTCGTCGTGTGCGACGTGGAGGGGGTGGTCCACGCGGCGCGTCCGGACCTGCACGAGTCGCTCGAGTGGACCGCCGAGCGGACGAACCCGCGCGGCGCCACCGGCACCCTCCGCGACGCGCTGGTCGGCGCGGACGTGTTCATCGGGCTCTCGGCGCCCGACATCCTCACCGGGGACGACATCGCGACCATGGCCGAGCGCTCGATCGTGTTCGCGATGGCCAACCCGCGCCCCGAGGTGGACCCGGACGACGCCGCCCAGCACGCGGCCATCGTGGGGACCGGACGCTCGGACTTCGCGAACCAGATCAACAACGTGCTCGCGTTCCCCGGGGTGTTCCGCGGGCTCCTCGACGCGCAGTCGCACCGCATCACCGAGGACCTCCTGCTGGCCGCGGCGCGGGCCCTGGCCGCCGTCGTCGCGCCCGAGGAGCTCAACCCGACCTACATCGTGCCGAGCGTCTTCAACCCGGAGGTGACCACCCGCGTCGCGGCCGCGGTGGAGGAGGCCGCGCGCGCGACGGCCTCGCACGCCTGA